The sequence TTTACAAGAAATTTCTTTTTATTCATCATATAGAAAAAAACTTACTAAAAAAAATGTTTATTACATAAAATCAATTATTAAAAAACTAACCGGTGAAAAGAAAAATCTTAAAATAATGTTAAAAAATTTAATAAATGATGACATTAAGTGATTAGAAGTTTATAAAAATTTATTAATAAAAAGAAAATTGATTAAGTTTTGAAAAAAACATATACATAATGTGGTTTATTTAAAAAACAATATGATTTTTGATCTTGAAAACTTTGTAGATCAAGAAGTTAAAATATTTTCAGAAAGTAGATTTTTTCCAATTTTAAAAAGTAATAAGGACAAAAGATATAAATTAAGTAGAATAAGACAAATTATTAATTATGAATTTGATATACCAATTGACTTTTACACTTCTGAATCGTATAAGACTGATAAATCTATTGAAAAAGAAATGAATATTTTATTGAAGAAAAAAGACAAGATTGATAAATTAGTTTTTGTAAAAAAAGATACTTTAAATGAACCTTCAAAAATATTTAATTTTGAACAATCTATAAAGCTAGCCCAAGCAGAAGTGAAATGAAGTGATGAATCACAAAATAAATTGTTTAGTTTATTTTTAAGTAATAAAGAAATTAAAGTATCTAGACTAGAAAAAAATATAAAGAGTTATAAAAAAACTGTTGCTCCATTATTAAATTATTTTGAATCAGTAATTTCATCACATGAAAATGCTAAGCAATTATTAGAACTAGAGACAGTAAAAGATATCAAGAGTTTTAGAAA comes from Mycoplasmopsis cynos and encodes:
- a CDS encoding MAG1360 family OppF-related protein yields the protein MLLKKRDILQEISFYSSYRKKLTKKNVYYIKSIIKKLTGEKKNLKIMLKNLINDDIKWLEVYKNLLIKRKLIKFWKKHIHNVVYLKNNMIFDLENFVDQEVKIFSESRFFPILKSNKDKRYKLSRIRQIINYEFDIPIDFYTSESYKTDKSIEKEMNILLKKKDKIDKLVFVKKDTLNEPSKIFNFEQSIKLAQAEVKWSDESQNKLFSLFLSNKEIKVSRLEKNIKSYKKTVAPLLNYFESVISSHENAKQLLELETVKDIKSFRKLFAFKEWSLNLLINLSRYTSSKSSVSKKLEIDYLAALEFIRLYESLSINIEKMFLPYKKLKLGEKFKLKFVKYHLNGAKFLFVQDDNSISYEEKKEILRTLGNISKSFSSSFIFITDDLKIINELFEEVYFFDDFKLLEWGSKNEIQKLPVNPTIAKLYNPEIKIPNFNDYYKNNDYYINDSYNHVN